Genomic window (Bdellovibrionales bacterium):
CATCGAGAAGAGAACTACTCCTTTAAGAATTATTGGTACGATAATCGCACTCAAAATGACAATTGATCCAAGCGTGTATGAGTATGGTTTACGGTGGAGCTCTATCTTTAGTCCGATGTCAGTCTATGATTTGAGAGAAGCTGGTATCTTAAGGACCTCTTATACAGATGTGCGCTGTCAAGATGTCGACTTCCCGTTGTGGCACCCTTATCCGTCGCAAGTGGATTTAGCTAACTCATATAGCTGTAATGCAATATCTTTGCGCTCGAAGGCGGATCCGTTTACGTGGACCGCAGTAGATCCCGATTGTGGATTTTTGAAGACAAACGCATCGGCGGACCCGATTAAATCGACCGTCTGTAAAAACCGCTTATTGAATTTTAATGTCATTGAAATTTCAAGGGATGCCGGAATATGAAGTTGAACCAAAAAGGTTTTACCATTTTAGAGGTTCTTGTGGCCTTGGCGATGATCGTGACGGTCGGATCCCTTTTTTCATTGGGATTCTTAAACTACCAAGCGATTCACTTGAAAGCTGTGAATTCGAGTATTGTGATGAAGCAGATTAATAATTTGGTCGAGAGTATTCGCCCGAATCTTCAGGCTTATCAGATTAATTTTGATTCAAATACCCAGCTGAGTGCGGATAATTTGCCAATGGCGTGGAATAAAGACTACATCGGCAGGGTAGAGGACTGTCCGGATTGTCCAGGTCGCCTGGGCTATACGATTCAACCGACGACTCAGTCTGGACTTTTTTTGGTGAACGTTATGGTGACTCATAAAGAGTGGAAAGAATCTGAGTATTATCAAACGTACGTGAGTATAAAATGATGAATAATAGAGGCTTTTCATTAGTAGAAACACTCATTGCGATTGGTTTGCTGGGGATCGTGACCGGCGCCACGGCGATGATTATTGCCGAATCAAGTAAGAGTTTGAAAGGCCTTGAAAAGCAAATTTCCGACGCGACCGAGTCTGAAATCGCAGAACGTGTTTTGATGCGTGATTTGAAAGGATCAGAACCTTCTTTTAATAATGTGATTATGATAGATGACGCCGGGAAGAATTTTTTCGATTACGTTTCGGATGCTATAGATAAAACCACGATTACGAATTCTGCTCGAGAATATACAATGGATATCTCAAAAAAGTCGACCTTTACGATGGCGACGATTGATGAGTCTCCTGGTGGAGCTATTTTCTATGAACCGGTGATGGCTTATAGTGTTGGCGAAGAACCGCTGCAATTTGATCAAGCAGCTCAGCTCACTTTTGTTTCTTTAAATAAGGATAATTATCTTGCTTTGCAAAATCCAGCATATTGGAGCACCGGAAGAATTTTAATGCTAGATACTCCAACGGCAGTTCGAAACTTAAAAAACGGGGTTCCTGACTATGCAAGTACGCCGCGCTCACCTTCATTTGTTGGAGTTGTCCAGGGTGGAACTTCGCCGTTAAAATCATTGGTATCCATGTTGCCAGGACTCTTTAATACAACTCATCCGCTCTATCCGGCGAAAGATATTAATTCTGAAGATGTTTTTTTGCGGTCGGTCCCTCCGGCAGGTGGAGGAGCCGCCATTGTCCGTCTTCGTCCTTTAAGGCTGATTCAATATAGGCTGGAGGCCGGTAAGGTCGCCGGTACCAATACGCTTATTCGTAGAATGTGGGATGGGCAGAATAATAATTGGGCCAGTGACCAGACTTTGGCGACTAATATTACGACGGCTGTTTTTTCAAGAAAAGCTACGAATGACCCCATTGTGTATTTCCAGCTCAACAGGCCGGAGAAATAGGAGAGAAGCATCATGAAATACGTCGGTACGTTTCTTATTCTCTTATTTGGTACTAATGTGTGGGCTCAAAGCTCCAATAAGGGAGCTAAGGCTGCAGCTGCTCCGCTTTCGGTGAATACGGGCGCTACCGCCAGTAGCACATTTAATTCTGTTGTTCTTGCTGGACAAGTATCTCGCGGTGGTAATGGGAATGTTACATTTGTAGTAAAAAATAGCTGTTTTGGTACGAATCTTCGTCAAGTTCCAAATCCTCTCTCTCCGATTTCAACAGTCACTTTGGTCGTCGGTATCCGCAATTCTGATGGAACGACAAGTACTTATTGGTTGAAATATCCGGCTGGCGCCGTGACGGCGACGGGAATGGGGCAAGTGATGCCTTTGGATAAGGCGATGGTTTCCGACAGCAGTAAGGTGCGCGGAACGGCGATTGCTAATGTTGTGCGTTTCAAAACTCCGCTTGCAACAACCGCGACCGTGGATGCCAATGGAAATATGAGCTTTGTGCGAAACGGTGAACTTGTAAGTTTAAAGTTTGAGCAAGATTTCATACAGGTGCAGGCTGTTGAGCAGCCGGCTTTTCCAATTTATGGACCCATATCCAATTTGTTATGTTCAGGCTGTACCAGTCAAGCGGGAGCCCAAGGATATCTTAAGAGAGCCTTGCCGTTCAAAGATATGACGGAAGCAAATAAGTTTTTTAACGACAATCCATTAGTTGTTGCTAACGTCAGTGACGATGTAACTTACAATAAGAACTACCAAATTTGGTACAACTGGTTTCAGGAAAAACTACAGGTCGTACGCAGAGGTCCCGGCGATGATCGCGGTCCCTACATGGGGCTACCGGGGGACTTGGCGGCCCACGTGCTTGTGAATGAATCGCGTGATGGTAAGACGATTGAGATCAACGCTGCCTTCCCGGGCCAAGAAGGGTATTGCGGGGGGTATCACTCGCCGTTGATGGTGTTCTTTGATGACAAGCGGCCGAAGTTTACCGGCGAGTCGATGTTCCCACTTCACTTAGGGAAGACGACATGGCCTGAGAAAAATGCGCCTGGATACTTCATAGCGCTTGATAAACTGGGTGACGGTGTCATCACGAAAAAAGATGAACTTTTCGGCAATAGTGATGAATTTAAAAATGGTTTTGAAGCTCTCCGCGTTCTTGATACGAATCACGACGGCGTGATCGATGAGAAGGACAAAGACTTTAAGAAACTGCTTTTGTGGCAGGATAAGAATGGCGATGGCTTTTCACAGCGTGATGAGCTTTCGCCGCTTTATAAGCGCATTAAATCCATTTCTTTGGATTATGACGACAAGACAGTGACGAGCTTCGGGAATCGCGCCGAAGTCAAAGGCCGTGCGAAGTTTATCTTTATTGAAAAAGGTCAGGAAAAAACCGGAGAAGTCCTCGACGTGTGGTTCACTCCGGCCGGTAGCCGCTAATTACTTACAAAGAGCTTTTTTCGCAGGGGTGAAGTTATAAATCATCACTGAGCCCTTCGCGAAGAGTTTGGTTTTTAACTCATCCAAATAAGGTGGAGGCGAGCCCATCACGCGCTGGCCTCTGGTGTCCGTGTCGATCGTTCC
Coding sequences:
- a CDS encoding prepilin-type N-terminal cleavage/methylation domain-containing protein — protein: MMNNRGFSLVETLIAIGLLGIVTGATAMIIAESSKSLKGLEKQISDATESEIAERVLMRDLKGSEPSFNNVIMIDDAGKNFFDYVSDAIDKTTITNSAREYTMDISKKSTFTMATIDESPGGAIFYEPVMAYSVGEEPLQFDQAAQLTFVSLNKDNYLALQNPAYWSTGRILMLDTPTAVRNLKNGVPDYASTPRSPSFVGVVQGGTSPLKSLVSMLPGLFNTTHPLYPAKDINSEDVFLRSVPPAGGGAAIVRLRPLRLIQYRLEAGKVAGTNTLIRRMWDGQNNNWASDQTLATNITTAVFSRKATNDPIVYFQLNRPEK
- a CDS encoding prepilin-type N-terminal cleavage/methylation domain-containing protein; the protein is MKLNQKGFTILEVLVALAMIVTVGSLFSLGFLNYQAIHLKAVNSSIVMKQINNLVESIRPNLQAYQINFDSNTQLSADNLPMAWNKDYIGRVEDCPDCPGRLGYTIQPTTQSGLFLVNVMVTHKEWKESEYYQTYVSIK